CTGAGGAGGATGTAGATATGATTGCATTAATGAAGCACAGCAGCTCATTCTTTAAAAGGCTTTTTTATAAAAGTATGATTGATAAAAGCTTATATAGAGTAGAGCTTCCTATGTTCTTATTGAATGAAAAAAATTATAAAAGTTAATTATATGATAGCAGATGAAAAAAGAAGATTGATCTCCTGGCTTCATTTTGACGAAAGGTTATGGTTAAATAAGCTGGAGTTTTGTAACGATGAACTGAAAATTTTTCAGGAGCGTCTTGAAGAGATTGCATCAGATTATACTGATATGAATGTTAAAATTCAGATAGAACAGTTTCAAAACAAGTTCTTTATTCAACATGATGAAATTATAAAATTAAAACATGATATCAATCGCATGGGAAGAGTCCTGGCTGAATTTGAAAAGGATTTCAGTAATGCAGTTGATGAACGGACAGCTGATGAACATTATAATCTTGAAGAGAGAATGGATAGCTTTAATGAGATATTTGATGATCTAAAGGCTGATTTCCGGGCTTTCCTTGAAAAGTATATGTAAAAACATATTGAGACTTGTTAAGGTTTAATTAACTTAGGTTTTTGATTTTAACTTTAACTTAGGCCTCTGTATATACTCTTGTGCTTGACAAAACAGGATTTTCATTCGAACTTTTATTCCATACCTTTTCAGAAGAAAAGGTTATGGATTTTTTATTATCTGATTCTAAGAAAGGAATAACCGCTGATGAGGCAAATAGCAGAATTGCTCAATATGGTCCGAACAAGTTAGCTGCTGTAAAAGAAAAGTCTACTGTCAGGATTTTACTTGAGCAGTTTCAGAATGCAATTACTTATTTACTGGCCGGAGCTGCTTTCATATCCCTTTTTTTTCATGATGCCACTAATTCAATTGCCATTGGAGGTGTCATTCTGATTAATGCTCTTATTGGTTTTTTTATTGAATTGCAGGCAAGGAAATCAATGGAAGGTTTGAGAAGCCTTGAAATTTCTCTTGCCAAGGTTATCAGAGGTTCTGAATTATCCGAAATCAATTCTGACTTACTTGCAATCGGCGATCTTGTTTATATTAAAGCAGGGGATATGATTCCTGCTGATGGAAGGCTTGTAACTCTTAATAATCTGGAGATAAATGAATCGCCACTTACCGGTGAATCGCTTCCAGTAGAAAAGTTATGTGACCCTCTTCCTGAATTAACTCCTTTGGCTGACAGAACTAACATGGTCTATAAAGGAACTTCTGTTATAAAAGGAAATGGATATTTTTTAGTAACTGCTACTGGCTTGCATACCGAGCTTGGGAAAATTTCAACAATGACCCAGAGTGCAGAAAATACGTCAACTCCTTTGGATGCCAAACTTGAAAAGCTAACCAAAACTCTTATCTGGATTACAGCAGCTATGGCTTGTATCTTTATCATAGCAGGTCTTTTGAGAAAGCAGGAACTTTATATTATAGTGGAGACAGCCATTGCTCTTGCAGTTGCCGCAATTCCAGAAGGGCTTCCAATTGTTTCTACTATAGCCCTAGCCTACGGTATGCTGAGACTGGCAAAAAGAAATGCTATAATCAAAAAGCTTTATTCTGTTGAAACCCTGGGGGGAACGAATATTATCTTTACTGACAAGACAGGGACTCTTACTGAAAATGTAATGGAGGTAAACTTGATCGCTTTTCCTCACAAGACGTTTGAGTTGAAAAGCAATTTTGATAACCGTAAAAATACTTTTCTCAATGATGAAATAACCGATTTTGAAAGCGCACTGAATGAGTTGTATCTAACCGCTTCTCTGTGCAACAATGCTAACCTTGGTATAACTTCTGGAAAAGCCATCGGAGACCCGATAGAAATAGCATTGCTGAGACTCGCACATTCCGGTGGAATTGATACAAATATTCTGAAGGATGAATATGTAAGAGTTAATGAGAAACCTTTTAGCTCAGATACTAAGATGATGGCTGTATTGGTCAGATCGGGTGATGAGTTTATAGTAGCAGCAAAAGGTTCTGTTGAAGCAATCCTTTCTAAATGTAGCAGATATTTTAAAGAGTCAGAAGTGTTGCCTGTTGATGCTTCTTTTATTGAGCTTTTGCATAAAGAGGCTGAGAGGATTTCATCGATGGGGTTGAGGGTACTTGCTTTTGCAATAAAACATCAGGCACAGGAGGAACAAGAGTATCTTAAAGACCTTACATTTATCGGCCTCGTAGGTTTTCTTGATCCTCCCAGGCATGATATAGGTTTTGCAATGGAAAGTTGTAAGACAGCAGGAGTAAAAGTAATTATGGTCACCGGAGATCATCCTAAAACAGGTTTTACCATTGCCAGGAAGGTAGGTATTGTAGAAGATGAGGAAGAAGAAAGCGCACTGATGACAGGCTCTCAACTTCAGGCGCTTGATATACATGGGCAGGATAAGGAGCGAGTAATGAATACACGCGTTTTCGCCAGAGTCACACCTGCACAGAAGTTAGATCTTGTTGGCCTTTATCAGGATGAGGGGAATATTGTAGCTATGACAGGTGATGGTATTAATGACACACCTGCACTGAAAAAAGCGGATATCGGAATAGCCATGGGAACTAGAGGAACACAGGTAGCTAAAGAAACGGCTGATGTTGTTTTAAAAGATGACTCATTTGTCTCTATCGTAGAAGCTATCTTTCAGGGAAGGGTTATCTTTCAAAATATAAGGGAGTTTATAATCTTTCTTTTATCCTGTAACCTGAGTGAAGTTTTCTTAGTAGTTGCTTCAGGATTTATAGACCCAAGAATTGTTTTGCTACCGATTCAGATTTTATTCCTTAACCTCATTACCGATGTTTTTCCTGCACTGGCATTGGGGCTGGGTAAGGGAGAAAGAAATATAATGAAACTTCCTCCTAGAAATCCGGAATCTTCGATTCTTGATGGAAATGACTGGAAATCACTTGTCGTTTATTGCCTATGCATTTCAGGTTCTATCATTGGCGGAGTATTGATTTTTGAAGAACATTTTGCTGATGAACCTGCAATAATTCAGGATATGATATTTTATTCCCTGGCTCTTGCTCAGCTCTGGCATGTTTTTAATTTATCTTCAGCGAAGAGTTCGTTTTTTGTGAACGAGATTACAAGAAATAAATTTGTCTGGCTGGCTCTTGCATTTTGTATAGCCCTCCTGGCTATTACCGGAATATTTCCAGTTGCTCAGAAAATTTTACAGGTAAAACCGCTTACGATTGAGATATGGGGAGGGATATTTATTATAAGCCTGATGCCTGTGGTTTTAACTCAGCTTTTAAAAAGGGCTTTTAAAATAATAGATTAAATTATTAATCCTGGTTTGGTAAGGTAATGCTGAAAATAGTTCCGCGGTTTACTTCAGATTTTAATGATATACTGCCATTGAGCCGGTCTATCACTTGTTTCACGATGTATAATCCAAGACCACTGCCAAAGGATTTCTCTGAAGCTCTAAAAAACATTTCAAAAATTTTCTGATGATAGGAGATCTCTATTCCTGATCCGTTATCTTCAATTTCAATTTTTGCACCTGTTTCAGAAGTAAAGATCCTGATTCTAAGAAAGGGATAAGGTTGTTCAAGCGAATGGTATTTGATAGCATTGGATATCAGGTTCATGAAAATGATTTTCAACCTATTTTCATCATTATAGAATTCGTAGTGTTCTTCAGTACTCAATTCTATTTTAATCTGATCTGCATTATCCATAAATTTCAGACTTTCCAGGCATTCGTTAACAATATCTGTAAAGTTGATTTTAGATGAAATAATTCTGAGACGGTTGTTTCTTGAAAAATTGGTCAGATCCGCAATGAAGGAATCGAGTCTTTTGACGCTACTTTTAGCTTGCTCAATACATTCATTGATAATCATAGGATCTTTTTCTTTTTTGATCAGATTAAGTAATCCTGTGATACTGCAGAGTGGAGCTCTCAAGTCATGTGATGCTCTGTAAACGAAACTGTCGAGTTCAAAATTGATCTTTCTAAGTTCCTGTTCTGCATTTTTGACCTCTGTTAAATCAATGGAGACACCAAGGATGTTAACTTCTTTATCAAAATTACTGATAAAGGGAACTTTTGTTGTATGAAGTATTCTGTTCGTGCCATCCAGGTGGGTTATGTTTTGTTCCGGGAGTGTAACTATTTCTTTAAGGAGGGTTACTTTAATATCACTTTCCTGAATACCTCTCAATTCGTTATCATCCTTAATGAAGTAACTGTCATCTTTCCCAAGTAAATTGTGGATGGTGGTGCAGAAGAGCTCAGCCTGCGCCTTGTTTACCAGGATATACCGGCCTTGGCTGTCTTTAAGAAAAATAGGATGGGGGACTAACTCAATGATCTCATAAAGTTTGTTCCTGTTGTCTTCAATTTCAGATTCAAATCTTTTGGTTTCGGTAATATCCCTGCCTATACCATAAACTGTGTTGTCATTAACCTTTAGTACTTTATTCCACTTTATCCATTTGACATTTCCGTTTTTAGCAAGATATCTGACTTCAAGCGGGTCTTGATGGAATGTTTCCTGACCAAAGCTTTTATAAATTTTAGAAGTAATTTTTAAATCATCAGGGTATATAAAGCAGGAAAAATGCATCGTACAAATTTCTTCTTCACTATAACCCAGCATTTTTGCAAAAGCGGGATTTACTTTTTTAAAGTATCCATCTCCACTTGTGATGCACATACATTCTTCCGCAAGGTAAAAGAAGTCATCCAGTAAGTAATCTGCCACAATATATTTAGTATAGGTTAATATAGTATATCGCTAATATAAGAAAGGATACTATGATTAATTGAATAAAAACTATGACAAAAAACATTTTATTGAAAAGTTTCATTGAAACCGATCTAAAACTATCTATGTTCTTTTTATAAAGAGATGATGATGAAAGGGTGGAAGCAAACAATGCATGATTTGTCTGTAAAACTATATGAGTTTTTTAAATCCGATTTTCGTAAAAAGAGGAATGGATATACCGGGAAGACCACTGAACCTGAAGAGCAACCCGAAAAGAGGCTTGAAAAAATTAGGGCTGAAGAAATAAAGGATGATTTTTTGATTACTCCTCCCAATAAGTATGCAGTTACTGAAACCGGTCAGATAATCAGATTACCGGAAAGAAACAAAAAAAGATATAGGCCTACATATAATAATAATAATAATAATAATAATAATAATAATAATAATAATAATAATAATAATAATAATAATAATAATAAAGAACCCTTGATGTAATAGGGTTCTTTTTTATTAAAAATTATTTTTTCCATTTAATGCTACATCCTATAGCCTTTGTTTCAGGTTCTTTAACTGTTTTATCCTGAAGTAATTCATTAAGGGCATTCTCAGCATATTTCTTCTTCACATCTTTCGCACTTTCCGAATTGTCATCAATAGCACCTACATATTTTACAATGAGTTCATTGTTAATTTTTTTCAGGATATAAACATGAGGAGTTTTAAGGGCCCCATATGCTTTTGCTATATTCTGTGTTTCATCCAGAAGATAAGGAAATGTAAAATGTTTTTCTGCAGCATTCTTCTGCATGTTTTCATAGGAGTCTTCGGGATATGCAATAGGGTCATTTGGATTAATAGCTATTACAGGATATCCTTTTGATGCATATTTCTTATTGAGCTCTTCTATTCTGCTTTCATATGCTTTTGCATAAGGGCAATGGTTACATGTAAAAACCACGATATAGCCTTTGGCATCAGTATAATTTTTTAATGATACATTCTTGCCATCAATATTTTTTAATGAGAAATCAATTGCCTTATCACCTGGTTTGTATCCTGTAGTCTGAGCTATAGAGATGGAAACTGAGAACAAAAACAAGATCGCTATGATGTGTTTCATAAAATAAATTTATTGTTTGATTAATTCTTTTTTGATCAAATTAATAAGTTCTTCAGAAGTTGCAAAGGTTTTTGGGTAATGGGTACGATTTCCTTTTTTATCCTGCAGAAAGGTATAAGGAATATCGCCTCCCCATTGTGGATTAAGTTTATTGATCCAGATATTCGGATCTTCATTTAGCAGCACAACTTTTCCGGGCAGTTTGCTTCTTGAAAATACATCCTCCGCTTTATCTTTTTTTGAGGTAAAATCCATTGATACAAAGAGGAACTTGACAGGCTTATTTTTACTTGACATTCCTGCTTCTGCAAAATAT
The nucleotide sequence above comes from Sporocytophaga myxococcoides. Encoded proteins:
- a CDS encoding TlpA family protein disulfide reductase, with translation MRRVIVFTFTILLAIIFRSYSQQIQVVNYEQLDKIINDTKDSVVVVNFWATWCKPCIEELPYFAEAGMSSKNKPVKFLFVSMDFTSKKDKAEDVFSRSKLPGKVVLLNEDPNIWINKLNPQWGGDIPYTFLQDKKGNRTHYPKTFATSEELINLIKKELIKQ
- a CDS encoding PAS domain-containing sensor histidine kinase encodes the protein MADYLLDDFFYLAEECMCITSGDGYFKKVNPAFAKMLGYSEEEICTMHFSCFIYPDDLKITSKIYKSFGQETFHQDPLEVRYLAKNGNVKWIKWNKVLKVNDNTVYGIGRDITETKRFESEIEDNRNKLYEIIELVPHPIFLKDSQGRYILVNKAQAELFCTTIHNLLGKDDSYFIKDDNELRGIQESDIKVTLLKEIVTLPEQNITHLDGTNRILHTTKVPFISNFDKEVNILGVSIDLTEVKNAEQELRKINFELDSFVYRASHDLRAPLCSITGLLNLIKKEKDPMIINECIEQAKSSVKRLDSFIADLTNFSRNNRLRIISSKINFTDIVNECLESLKFMDNADQIKIELSTEEHYEFYNDENRLKIIFMNLISNAIKYHSLEQPYPFLRIRIFTSETGAKIEIEDNGSGIEISYHQKIFEMFFRASEKSFGSGLGLYIVKQVIDRLNGSISLKSEVNRGTIFSITLPNQD
- a CDS encoding cation-translocating P-type ATPase gives rise to the protein MLDKTGFSFELLFHTFSEEKVMDFLLSDSKKGITADEANSRIAQYGPNKLAAVKEKSTVRILLEQFQNAITYLLAGAAFISLFFHDATNSIAIGGVILINALIGFFIELQARKSMEGLRSLEISLAKVIRGSELSEINSDLLAIGDLVYIKAGDMIPADGRLVTLNNLEINESPLTGESLPVEKLCDPLPELTPLADRTNMVYKGTSVIKGNGYFLVTATGLHTELGKISTMTQSAENTSTPLDAKLEKLTKTLIWITAAMACIFIIAGLLRKQELYIIVETAIALAVAAIPEGLPIVSTIALAYGMLRLAKRNAIIKKLYSVETLGGTNIIFTDKTGTLTENVMEVNLIAFPHKTFELKSNFDNRKNTFLNDEITDFESALNELYLTASLCNNANLGITSGKAIGDPIEIALLRLAHSGGIDTNILKDEYVRVNEKPFSSDTKMMAVLVRSGDEFIVAAKGSVEAILSKCSRYFKESEVLPVDASFIELLHKEAERISSMGLRVLAFAIKHQAQEEQEYLKDLTFIGLVGFLDPPRHDIGFAMESCKTAGVKVIMVTGDHPKTGFTIARKVGIVEDEEEESALMTGSQLQALDIHGQDKERVMNTRVFARVTPAQKLDLVGLYQDEGNIVAMTGDGINDTPALKKADIGIAMGTRGTQVAKETADVVLKDDSFVSIVEAIFQGRVIFQNIREFIIFLLSCNLSEVFLVVASGFIDPRIVLLPIQILFLNLITDVFPALALGLGKGERNIMKLPPRNPESSILDGNDWKSLVVYCLCISGSIIGGVLIFEEHFADEPAIIQDMIFYSLALAQLWHVFNLSSAKSSFFVNEITRNKFVWLALAFCIALLAITGIFPVAQKILQVKPLTIEIWGGIFIISLMPVVLTQLLKRAFKIID
- a CDS encoding thioredoxin family protein; translated protein: MKHIIAILFLFSVSISIAQTTGYKPGDKAIDFSLKNIDGKNVSLKNYTDAKGYIVVFTCNHCPYAKAYESRIEELNKKYASKGYPVIAINPNDPIAYPEDSYENMQKNAAEKHFTFPYLLDETQNIAKAYGALKTPHVYILKKINNELIVKYVGAIDDNSESAKDVKKKYAENALNELLQDKTVKEPETKAIGCSIKWKK